In one window of Brachyhypopomus gauderio isolate BG-103 chromosome 16, BGAUD_0.2, whole genome shotgun sequence DNA:
- the or95a1 gene encoding odorant receptor 129-1, with the protein MKNLTELPGNGTSNKTVSIIVKICVVIPFFCLFLYFILLVLHTIASKRQFSDSSRYTLFASMLVNDTLQLLSSVMLFLFIMGNVTFAMAFCAPLLFVSAATFQNTHLILAAMSLERYVAICHPLHRPLCWRPERMWVMILSLWLVSCVLPTVDFILMQPKAGVNVLSTPVVCKNAVINSSPVQTLLRVVMSALFFAGVAGVILFTYVRILLETRKVCQDRASVNKALHTVVLHGFQLLLCLMAFTSPVTESLIVLRVDWLPEDVSFFNYFCFVLLPRVLSPLVYGLRDESLRSHMSRGAPCCRPKAVKQKATRMLK; encoded by the coding sequence ATGAAAAATCTGACTGAGCTTCcaggcaatggcacatccaacaaAACGGTGTCCATCATCGTGAAGATATGTGTAGTCATCCCGTTCTTCTGCCTTTTCCTCTACTTCATCCTCCTTGTGCTGCACACCATTGCCTCAAAAAGACAGTTCTCCGACAGCTCGCGCTACACCCTGTTCGCCTCCATGCTAGTCAACGACACCCTACAGCTGCTTTCGTCCGTGatgctcttcctcttcatcatgGGCAACGTGACCTTTGCCATGGCCTTCTGCGCCCCGCTGCTATTCGTCTCCGCCGCCACCTTCCAGAACACGCACCTCATCCTGGCCGCCATGTCGCTGGAGCGCTACGTCGCCATCTGCCACCCGCTGCACCGTCCTCTCTGCTGGAGGCCCGAGCGCATGTGGGTGATGATCCTCAGCCTGTGGCTGGTCAGCTGCGTCCTGCCGACAGTCGACTTCATCCTCATGCAGCCCAAAGCGGGTGTCAACGTCTTGTCCACCCCGGTGGTCTGCAAGAACGCAGTTATCAACTCCTCGCCCGTCCAGACCCTGCTCAGGGTGGTCATGAGCGCACTCTTCTTCGCCGGGGTGGCCGGGGTCATCCTGTTCACCTATGTGCGCATCCTGTTGGAGACTCGCAAGGTGTGTCAGGACCGTGCGTCTGTGAACAAGGCCCTGCACACGGTGGTGTTGCATGGCTTCCAGCTGCTGCTCTGCTTGATGGCATTCACCTCCCCAGTCACAGAGAGCCTTATCGTCCTGCGTGTGGACTGGCTGCCGGAGGACGTCTCCTTCTTCAACTACTTTTGCTTCGTCCTGCTGCCCCGTGTCCTCAGCCCTCTCGTCTATGGCCTGAGGGACGAGAGCCTCAGGAGCCACATGAGCAGAGGTGCACCCTGCTGCAGGCCTAAGGCAGTGAAGCAAAAAGCAACGAGGATGCTAAAGTGA